From Faecalicatena sp. Marseille-Q4148:
ACGCCAACATGCTAACAAAAGCTCTGATTGACCGGCTTATCAACAAAGTTTACGTCTTTCCAGGAGATCGGATTGAGATTGAATATGCAACACAGGATTTCTTAGAAACTAAGGAATCCGAAAAGGAGGTATAACCGTGAACACCCATTTGAAACAGCTATGGGCAGCTATGAAGCTGCCCGAAAAACTTCAAAAAAAGTTATAAATTTTTTTGTCGTGGGCTTGACATACGGGTGCCGGATATCATGCACTCTGATTTGCTTCACACCGCTCTGCTTTTCATATCTCTTGAGTCGTTTCTGCAGTGTTCTTGCCACGATTGGAAATAATCTCTGGTTTTCTGGAAATCCATAGCGTTTCTTCACATATTCCTGAACTTCTTCTTTCAGAAAATTAGGAATGTCAATGGTGCGGACTGAATTTTCCGTTTTGGGAGTATCGATCACATCTCGCTTCTGAATCCGGTTATAAGTCTTGTTGATATGCAGCCTGTTCCCACTCATATCAAAGTCCGAAAGACTCAGTGCCAGAAGTTCCCCTTCTCTTATACCGGTCCAGAACAAAATTTCAAATATCAGATAATCCTCACTTTCCGGATCAATCACCGTAATAAAACGTTCATATTCTTCTTTCGTCCAGAATTCCAGCTTGTCTGCGTCCGATTTTCCCATACGCTTTACTTTCTTACATGGATTTTCCTTCAGATTGTAAATTTTCTGTGCATGATTGAATAATGCATTCAACTGGTTCTGAATCATGCGTTCATAAGTCTTGCTGTAACCTTTTTCCTGAATGGTATTCTGCCACTGGATAACATCTGCCGGTGTGATCTCATTCATTTTTCTTGTTCCAAAATACGGAACAATGTGCTTGTTCATCATGTGCTGCTTATTCCGGATTGAATTTTCTTTCAGTTCTTTTCTCTTGTCTTCAAAATAAACTTCGATGAAACTTCCCATCTCCATTTTCATATCCGCTGCAGTCTTTCTCATGAATTCCTTTTCATAATTCAATGCTTCTTTCTTTGTCTTGAACCCTCTTTTCAGCTTCTGTGTTTTCTTTCCTGTCCAGTCAATATAACGGAAGCTCACATACCAGGTTCCCTGTTTTGTGTCCTTGTAAGCTGACATTCTAACCCCTCCTTCACATTGCTCTCTGAGAGCATCCATAAAATTTTGTTTCCCAATAGGGACGTGGAATCTTTCCACGAACTGCTACATATCCTTCCTTTTCCAATTCATCATTGAGTTGTTTCAGAATAGAATATGCCTTACTGCGTTTCACGCCTAATTCTTCCATGACATCATCAACAGTCATCATATAATTAGTTCTCATAGCGTCCTCCTTTCCAGTCACTTTTGTGACTCTTTTGGTATTTTCTATCATAATTCACTTTTGTGGCTTTGTCAATAACCTTTTGCGAATTTAATTTTTATATTCCAAAGTGTTTTATAATCAGCTCTGAAAAAACAACCTCTTTCGCATCATTCACTTTTGTGCTAGAATAGAAGCACAAATATAATTAAGGAGGCAGCCATAATGGTAGGTAAAAAAATCCGGGCATTCCGGGAATTCAGAGGATACAGTCAGATACAATTAGCCGAGCTGTCCGGCATTAATGTTGGTACGATAAGAAAATATGAACTGGGAATCAGGAATCCAAAGCCGGATCAGTTAGAAAAGATTGCAACTGCACTGGGATTAAATGTCAGTGTTTTTCTTGATTTCAATATTGAGACAGTTGGAGATGTACTCTCCATCCTGTTTGCAATCGATGACTCTGTAAATCTTTCTCTCTCAGAGACGTCAAATCAGAAGATTGCAATGACATTTGATAATCCTACAATGCAGGATTTCTTTAAGAAATGGTGCCAGTTTAAAAATGTCTATGAAAAGGAAAAAGCTGAAATATTAGCTATTGAAGATGAAAATAAAAGACAGGAA
This genomic window contains:
- a CDS encoding site-specific integrase, producing the protein MSAYKDTKQGTWYVSFRYIDWTGKKTQKLKRGFKTKKEALNYEKEFMRKTAADMKMEMGSFIEVYFEDKRKELKENSIRNKQHMMNKHIVPYFGTRKMNEITPADVIQWQNTIQEKGYSKTYERMIQNQLNALFNHAQKIYNLKENPCKKVKRMGKSDADKLEFWTKEEYERFITVIDPESEDYLIFEILFWTGIREGELLALSLSDFDMSGNRLHINKTYNRIQKRDVIDTPKTENSVRTIDIPNFLKEEVQEYVKKRYGFPENQRLFPIVARTLQKRLKRYEKQSGVKQIRVHDIRHPYVKPTTKKFITFFEVFRAAS
- a CDS encoding DNA-binding protein, encoding MRTNYMMTVDDVMEELGVKRSKAYSILKQLNDELEKEGYVAVRGKIPRPYWETKFYGCSQRAM
- a CDS encoding helix-turn-helix transcriptional regulator: MVGKKIRAFREFRGYSQIQLAELSGINVGTIRKYELGIRNPKPDQLEKIATALGLNVSVFLDFNIETVGDVLSILFAIDDSVNLSLSETSNQKIAMTFDNPTMQDFFKKWCQFKNVYEKEKAEILAIEDENKRQEELDKLNATQEEWKLRAMGTTIGCHTVIKKGTEGNEIKTYDLT